The Palaemon carinicauda isolate YSFRI2023 chromosome 20, ASM3689809v2, whole genome shotgun sequence DNA segment GCTGGTGCAGGAGTACCTCGCCCTCGAGGAAAAGGTAGATCTGCTGGAGAGACAACTAAGGGCAGTGAGAGCCCGCCAACGTTATCGCAGTCAACGGatggaggaagatgatgatgatgacgacgatgaagtGCGACCTGGCGAAGTCAAGGTGGACCCCGAGACGGCGCAGAAAATATCAATCTTCCAACGGGAGATCAGCAACTTAGAAGTAGAAAACCGTAGACTACGCGAAGAAAACCTCAACCTTCGTCGCACGTCCTCCGCCAGGTCTTCCTCGTCATCCTCGTCTTCGGATTCAAGCAGCGACTcgagtagcagtagcagcagtgaCTCGAGCAGTGATAGTGACGATGACGGTGACGCCGAAAAGAAGACAAATCCATCATTATCAGCCACGGTAGTGTCATCCTCACCTCCCCGGGTGAACGTAGATGCTGACGAAGAGGCAGTCGTAAGTGCCAGTGATAAAGTGGAGTGCCAACCTGACAGTCATTTGTGCCAGGAGGTGGAGGAGGACGTAGAGTTGGGCGTAGAGCCCGCAGAAGCGACACCCGCCGTGGTACCTGGAGAGGGGCACTTTGATGACGACGGCCCCTCCCCCCTCACTCATACGGACCCGCCCACTTcatcctcctccaccacctccgtTGTCGCTGCCTCCTCTCCGGCGGAAGGGGGCGAGGGGAAGACGGATGGAAAAGAGACACCCCCTCCAGTTGCAGTCATGAAGGGCGTCGTCGAGGAAGAGGTCAGCAGTACGACGGCGGCGTAGCTGAACTCTTCGCCGGAGGAAAGAAGAAAGACATGAAAAGTATAAATTAATCTGAGGTTTTTGCCGTTGCATATCTGTGATGATTTGGTAACACAAACTCTCGAGTGTGACATGACACtcccagcttcaaaggaagagcaaGTCACGTGAAAACGAAGGTAGGCCTGAGCGTCCTGCTGAGATATCTATATGTAAAAAGCACTTTTGGTTAAAAGGagtaatcatgattgatttttttaTGCCTATTGTTTGAGTGAATTTACCCAAGAGTATTAGAAAGGTGCATGATGATGTGTTGTTTCACGTGAACTTTTGAATTTTTAAATTAAGTGGACGCTTCAGGTGTGTTGATTCAGTACTCTATTGTGAAATGAAAAGTATTTGAAGATAAACAAACTTACCTTGATCTCTTTATATGTTAGAGAAGGAACTATATTTTTTTGtcttgatgtaattttttttttcaactagacaAAATAGGCCTTAGCGCCGAGTTTAATTTTTGATTTATTGTAATAGATGCTAGTTTCTCGATATGGAAATGTCCGCCCAATAATGGAACAATTCACCCCCATCCCCCTTTTTAACAAGACGTTATGAATATTAAATTAATACTTCATCCAATATTGAAATTCATTCCGTCAGTTTCACTTCCCAAATCACATACATTTCGTCCTCCGCTCCGGGAGATTTATTCAAGTGTAAGCGGACATATCTTGAAGCTAGTCATATTATGCCAGATTCCTGAAAAAAATTGTCACAACTATTTAATAGTTTTGACAAAATAAGGACGTGACATTTTTTTAAAAAAGGATTTAGGCTTCGTTTTATGAAAAGGAAAGATGTTGAATGTCAGCTGTAAGAGGGCTTTGTTTACTCTccgggacattattttttttttttaattgtacgaatgtcatgtttttttttttcttttaacttgggGCGTTCGTTTCCTTGGCTGTGACTTAAGCTATGAGAATTAGAGGGACAAGTTAAAAGTAAATAGCAGAGGACAAtgttttttagattaatttttaagCTAACAAAAAAGAAACTGCGGTTTTTTTAGTCTTGTCTTTTTAATTATCACTGCTCGCATTATATCCTTCAACGGTTTTAGCCCCAAGGACCCGTGATAAAgtctatattacagtatatatatatatatatagaattatatgaagggttttaatagaatatatatgtatatatatcgaggATGTTCGCTAaggttttttttctaaatagaattTGATTCTTGAATGGCAAGTTCATAGAAAtctatttttcttggatattatatcatataaaaaatacatataagaaCGAGACATGTTGAGGTCAAATATCTGTGGtgcaaatgaatattttttttttcttatgtcataaacttaaaaattttatttgtctGAATTGTTGAGAAATGTTTGTCAAAGTTTTAGTGTTCTTCCCGGTGTTAGTATCAATGGtcaaattgctattttttttccacAACTAATAACTTTAATAAACATATCTGTAGTTGAACACCAAAAACACAATTGCAGAATTTTTGAGATGTCAgttctccattttttttctcaatatatatgTCCTTAGGGTAATCATGGCATGTTTCTTAGCCCTTCAGTTTGCGGTGCCCTTCTGCATTGGCAAATAGGGTTATCACTTCTTTTATTACCTCTtagggaaagaataaaaaaaaattatttaagtcaAGGAGTACAAAGTTATCGTGATCATAAGGTTAAAAAacatctttgtttatttttttaaaaactttgTTAAAACTAAAGAGAGGACctttaatattaacaattatgCATCTCAAGTGGTTAACCGGAGCTgttcttatgcaaaaaaaaaaaaaaaagttatattgacAGTAATAAGGAAGATATTTTGGGGATATACACTTTGTTGTATATGAAATTGTACCTGAGGTCGGTAGAGTTGGTGATGAAGCTGATCTttccttttcaatatatttttttttctgtgcttcctgcgcgaatatatatatattgtaaaaagtaATTTACAGAAAATAAACTTACTTTTATTTTTACCTATTTTTCACCCAACCGTTGTACCTATATTTTTTTCTGCATGTTAATTACATACAAAAGGTAAAGTCAGTACTTGACATTTAGATTTTGGATGGATTAAGTTGCTGTTTAAAATTGAAAATGAATCTCCTAGAACAAAGTCTGGTAATTGGATGGTCTATAAATAGCCTTAgaagaataattattatttttcgattagaaaaaaatgggaaatttttgtaAACTATGATTGGTCACTTATGAAAATGAGATTCTTTGCAAtactatactaaaaaaaaaaatggaagtaacATAGGACATATTTACAGACCTATGCAAAAGTGACACTGAAGTTAAGCAGATCTGTTGACGCTAATTCATTATGGATAAAAAATATTAAACTGAAAGACAATGAAATTAAACATCTGTTGACACTAATTATAGAAACATTAATTGTTGAACTATGCAAAAGAGGCAGTGAAATTAAGCAGATCTGTTGACACTAATTCATTacaaacattatttttttaaaatgacaAAATTGTCATTAACTCATCAAGCTTTAGCCAAAAATTAGTAAGTTGCAAATAGTTATTACTAGTAATTGTAACTAAGCAACTTGAAGGTTAACGAATGTGACAATAAATTCAGCAGACTTTGTGCCATCCGAGAATAGGTCGAACTTACGATTCAAAATTGAATTAAGAGCACTGAATGGCCTGTCCTAACGCCATGGTATATGGCCTAACTCTAAAAAACTAATGCAAATGAAATTGCGTTTTTGTGTGGATCAGACAAAATCATGAACCTAAGATGGCCTAGATATATTTCCAAATTGGGAACGTCTCTGCTTAGTGATCATCAGACgtaggttcgagttccgctcaaaagCGTTAAttctatagtgtctgcaacctcgccatccttgtgaactaaggaaggggacttgggggagcctatagttctacctgctaagtcatcaacagccattacctggctctccctggtcctaacttaggaggagagggggacttgggctcttgatcatatgatatatggttagtctctagggcattgtcctgcttgctagggcagtgtcactgtctcttgcatctgccattcataagcaacctttagaTGGAAATATTTTTACTCGAGAACGATGCTTTTGAAAGCTATTATTCAGGAGGATATTAAAAAGGATAATTGAGTAGAACTTTATAGCACTCTGGAATATATAGTAGTCCATTGGTACTCTTTAAATGAGACTAATTACTTTAAAACCTATCAAAGGATACGATGGGAACCTCCCTTTACGGACCCATTATAGTTAGTTTGTTTATGGCTGAAATATGTAACATGGCAATTGTTAagagttatatataaattataaaactcacATTAGTACGAGTTGCAGAAttctgaaagatttaaaaaagaaagtcagacaatgactaggtcaagaaaaatttggaaattaaatcacattaaaatcaggctatatatcagtttagtgagatcggttttactctatggatatgagccgtggtatgacagtgaaacaatatccaacagattttgtagatttgagaacaaagccctcacaaatTTTGGGACTTAAAAGGCAGGacaagattataaatgaaactaagagagattaatagagtgccatatgtggttgagatcatgataagggttagatggagatggtttgggcattctttttgcacttcccaagagagattaaatcGCCAaattttcaaatgggctccacaaggcactagaagagttggaaatcccagaccttacatggctgaggactatgaagcgtgagctaggagaggacgaatggagaagtattgatttaaaagctcaagatagagacgactggcgaaatctaactgaggccctttgcgttaataggcgtaggaagagatgatttctatatatatatatatatatatatatatatatatatatatatatatagatagatagataggcgagttggaagacctaagcctacatggctgatgactatgaagcgtgaagcagatgatcatgaatggagaaatatttaaataatgcttcaagatagagactactggtgaaatctaacagttgtcctttgcgtcaataagcataggagatgGTGAGGATATAATTTATGtagctttatattatatatatatatatatatatatatatatatatatatatatatatattatatatatatatatatatatatatatatatatatatatatatatatatatatgtatgtatatatatatacatatatatatataatataatataaagctacATAAATTATATCCTCACcatctcctatgcttattgacgcaaagggcaactgttagatttcaccagtagtctctatcttgtaGCATtatttaaatacttctccattcatgatcatctgctgcacgcttcatagtcatcagccatgtaggcttaggtcttccaactcccctatcaatctatctatgtaggcttaggtcttccaactcgcctatctatctatctatctatctatctatctatatatatatatatatatatatatatatatatatatatatatatatatatatatatacatatatacatatatatacatatatacagtatatacatatatatacatatatacatatatatatatatatatatatatatatatatatatatatatatatatatgccattaaaCAATTAAAAGTAACAAATGTCTACACTGGAAGAGAAGGTGAGAACATAGTTATGATCTGAAAATCGCGAGTAAGTGGAAAAACCAGCACACAAAATTTCGTGCGTTAGTTTGTGCTGTCATCGTGATCTGTCAACAGTAGAGGGGTTCGAGCCAAATAGACTAACAACCACTAAGCTAATGTGAAGGCTTAATTGGGTGTCGAGATCATGTATGCTATGCGGCTGTAATACTGGGAACTTGAAGTTGCTACTTGAGAAGTACAAAAGAAGTAAGTTTAGAATTCAATTGGACTTTATCCTCTATGAAGTTGAtaaaagtaattctctctctctctctctctctctctctctctctctctctctctctctctctctctctctctctctctcgtatgtatgtatatatactatatatagtagtgAGGTcggcaaggcaccagccacccgttgagatactgccactagagagttattgggtcctttgactggccagataatactccATTGGATCCTTATCGGCTTACATCTCTTTTCCTTTTATTGTCTtaacctacacatataccgaatagtctggcctattctttgaccATTCTCCTCTTTCCACATACACCTGAAAACAGTAAGTTTACCAAAAAAATTCCTCACTCCATGTtgttaaaccttttacccccaggctatttggaactttcctacCCTTAACCTCCAAg contains these protein-coding regions:
- the LOC137614330 gene encoding protein HEXIM2-like; the encoded protein is MSVEVLLPSPRVNMLDTGTLNAMEGLALPKVCGPHRGIRRPSGTNESESDSPPSKKSKKARRRRKRPRQRLIGKGLPTKPVAPFNTTQFLMAEYDQLQDTDIVVRPRRHRDSSFSVDSDDQNNFYSSPEDEDEFMAREFWNAYEDVHAERLDTMTKAQLVQEYLALEEKVDLLERQLRAVRARQRYRSQRMEEDDDDDDDEVRPGEVKVDPETAQKISIFQREISNLEVENRRLREENLNLRRTSSARSSSSSSSSDSSSDSSSSSSSDSSSDSDDDGDAEKKTNPSLSATVVSSSPPRVNVDADEEAVVSASDKVECQPDSHLCQEVEEDVELGVEPAEATPAVVPGEGHFDDDGPSPLTHTDPPTSSSSTTSVVAASSPAEGGEGKTDGKETPPPVAVMKGVVEEEVSSTTAA